A window of Formosa sp. Hel1_31_208 contains these coding sequences:
- a CDS encoding MGMT family protein translates to MTPETLSFFDKVYEVAKLIPYGRVTSYGAIANYLGAKRSSRMVGYAMTSSHGKDVPAHRVVNRVGLLTGKHHFDGTNLMQQLLESEGISVLDNQVQQFKQVFWDPAKELR, encoded by the coding sequence ATGACACCTGAAACACTTTCATTTTTTGATAAAGTTTATGAGGTTGCCAAATTGATTCCTTATGGCAGAGTGACCAGCTATGGCGCCATTGCCAATTATCTTGGTGCAAAGCGGAGTTCAAGAATGGTTGGTTATGCTATGACGAGCTCTCACGGAAAGGATGTTCCAGCACATCGCGTAGTTAATAGAGTAGGCTTGCTAACTGGGAAACATCATTTTGATGGCACGAATTTAATGCAGCAATTATTAGAAAGTGAAGGGATTAGTGTTTTAGATAATCAAGTACAACAATTTAAACAGGTATTTTGGGATCCAGCTAAAGAGCTTAGATGA